From the Salvelinus alpinus chromosome 32, SLU_Salpinus.1, whole genome shotgun sequence genome, one window contains:
- the polr1b gene encoding DNA-directed RNA polymerase I subunit RPA2, with amino-acid sequence MDFASKWSSLLTSPSLKHLTEAGYGIPKEKQHAAVQDLTKAHIESFDQAVSDGLCRAVQAIHPLEFMFKNDRISLAFVEATIFKPVVGKGSICRDLRVFPAECRGRRCSYRGKLVADVSWSVNGVPKGIIKQSLGQLPIMVKSRLCNLHGLPPKELIEHHEEAEEMGGYFIVNGNEKVIRMLIMPRRNYPIAMSRPKWKNRGQGYTQYGISMHCVKEEHTAINMNLHYLDNGTVMLNFIYQKELFFLPLGFALKALVDFTDFQIYQELIKGREANSFYKSCVSEMLRLVMEEGCITRGKVLNYLGERFRVKMNLPEWYTHEQCANYLLDQCICIHLKSAVEKFYLLCLMTRKLFTFAKQECMEENPDSLMCQEVLTPGRLYLMFLKERMAAWMVSVKLAMEKRAHRLTGGVSSDNLVKIFNMGSDVTHPFEYLLATGNLTSKTGLGMIQKTGLCVVADKLNFIRYLSHFRCVHRGAAFAKMRTTSVRRLLPESWGFLCPVHTPDGEPCGLMNHMTAHCEIIAPALPTTTLPALLCSLGVTPVDGSPGRAYADCYPVLLDGAMVGWVETELAPFLADSLRRFKVLKEKKIPPWTEIVLVPQTSKASMYPGLYLFTTPCRMVRPVRNLALGQQELIGSFEQLYINVGISEDEIEPGVTTHQELFLHSMLSVVANFIPYSDHNQSPRNMYQCQMGKQTMGFPLHSFQDRSDNKLYRLQTPQSPLVRPVMYDHYNMDNYPIGTNAIVAVISYTGYDMEDAMILNKSSWERGFGHGCVYKTELVDLALKIKGEDNLVFGVKPDDPKVMDKLDTDGLPSIGAVLKHGDPFYSYINLNTGQSFVNFYKSQESCVVDNIKVCSNDVGSGRFKRVCITMRVPRNPTIGDKFASRHGQKGILSRLWPAEDMPFTESGMTPDILFNPHGFPSRMTIGMLIESMAGKSGALHGLCHDATPFTFSEENSALEHFGDMLRAAGYNHYGTERLYSGLSGLELEADIFIGVVYYQRLRHMVSDKFQVRTTGARDKVTNQPVGGRNIQGGIRFGEMERDALLAHGTSFLLHDRLFNCSDRSVAQVCVDCGSLLSPLLEKPPPYWSATRHRKTVCLLCGKSDSIDTVSVPYVFRYFVAELAAMNIKIKLDVK; translated from the exons GCCATCCATCCCTTGGAGTTTATGTTTAAAAATGACCGGATCAGCCTGGCATTTGTGGAGGCCACCATCTTTAAACCAGTGGTGGGCAAAGGAAGCATCTGCCGGGACCTAAGGGTGTTCCCAGCAGAGTGCAGAGGGAGACGCTGCTCCTACCGGGGAAAGCTTGTG GCAGATGTCAGCTGGTCCGTGAATGGGGTTCCCAAAGGCATCATCAAGCAGTCGCTGGGCCAGTTGCCCATCATGGTGAAGTCTAGGCTGTGTAACCTGCATGGGCTCCCTCCCAAAGAGCTCATTGAGCACCATGAGGAGGCTGAG gaaatgggtggtTACTTTATTGTGAATGGGAACGAGAAGGTTATTCGCATGCTGATCATGCCAAGGAGGAACTACCCTATCGCTATGTCAAGGCCGAAGTGGAAGAACAGAGGCCAGGGATACACTCAGTATG GTATCTCAATGCACTGTGTGAAGGAGGAGCACACCGCTATCAATATGAACCTGCATTACCTGGACAACGGGACTGTGATGCTCAACTTCATATACCAGAAAGAGCTCTTCTTCCTCCCCCTGGGCTTTGCACTAAAG GCTCTAGTGGACTTCACAGACTTCCAGATTTACCAGGAGCTGATCAAAGGTCGCGAGGCGAACTCCTTCTACAAGAGCTGTGTGTCTGAGATGCTGCGACTCGTCATGGAGGAGGGCTGCATCACCCGCGGCAAGGTGCTCAACTACCTGGGCGAGCGCTTCCGGGTCAAGATGAACCTGCCAGAGTGGTACACCCATGAACAGTGTGCCAACTACCTGCTCga CCAGTGCATCTGTATCCACCTGAAGTCGGCTGTGGAGAAGTTCTACCTGCTGTGTCTGATGACGCGGAAGCTATTCACGTTTGCCAAGCAGGAGTGCATGGAGGAGAACCCAGACAGTCTGATGTGTCAGGAGGTGCTCACGCCAGGACGGCTCTACCTAATGTTTCTCAAG GAGAGGATGGCTGCCTGGATGGTGTCTGTGAAACTCGCTATGGAAAAGAGGGCCCATAGGCTGACTGGTGGGGTGAGCTCTGATAATCTGGTGAAGATCTTCAACATGGGCTCTGATGTTACCCATCCCTTTGAGTATCTGCTAGCCACTGGGAATCTCACTTCAAAGACGG GTCTGGGCATGATCCAGAAGACGGGACTGTGTGTGGTGGCCGACAAGCTCAACTTCATCCGCTACCTGTCCCACTTCCGCTGCGTGCACAGAGGTGCAGCCTTTGCCAAGATGAGGACCACCTCCGTACGTCGTCTGCTGCCCGAGTCCTGGGGCTTCCTGTGCCCCGTGCACACCCCCGACGGAGAGCCCTGCGGCCTCATGAACCACATGACGGCCCACTGTGAAATCATAGCCCCGGCCCTgcccaccaccaccctccctgcCCTGCTCTGCTCCCTCG GTGTGACTCCTGTGGATGGTTCTCCTGGCAGGGCCTACGCTGACTGCTATCCTGTGCTCCTGGATGGTGCCATGGTGGGTTGGGTAGAGACTGAGCTGGCCCCCTTCCTCGCAGACTCCCTCCGCAGGTTCAAG GTGTTGAAGGAGAAGAAGATCCCTCCCTGGACTGAGATAGTTCTGGTTCCCCAGACCAGCAAGGCCAGCATGTACCCAGGCCTGTACCTCTTCACTACCCCCTGCCGCATGGTGCGACCTGTCCGCAACCTGGCCCTGGGCCAGCAGGAACTGATCGGCTCCTTTGAACAG CTCTACATCAATGTGGGCATCAGTGAGGATGAGATCGAGCCGGGTGTGACCACCCACCAGGAGCTCTTCCTCCACAGCATGCTGAGCGTGGTGGCTAACTTCATCCCTTACTCGGACCACAACCAGAGTCCCAGGAACATGTACCAGTGCCAGATGG GTAAACAGACCATGGGCTTCCCCCTCCACTCGTTCCAGGACCGCTCGGACAACAAGCTGTACCGCCTTCAGACCCCCCAGAGCCCTCTGGTCAGGCCTGTCATGTACGACCACTacaacatggacaactaccccaTCGGCACCAACGCCATTGTCGCTGTGATCTCCTACACTGGCTACGACATGGAGGACGCCATG ATCCTGAACAAGTCGTCATGGGAGAGGGGCTTTGGTCATGGCTGTGTTTACAAGACTGAGCTGGTGGACCTGGCACTGAAGATAAAGGGCGAGGACAACCTGGTGTTTGGGGTCAAACCCGATGACCCCAAGGTAATGGACAAACTGGACACTGATGGTCTGCCCTCCATCGGCGCAGTGCTAAAACATGGAGACCCCTTCTACAGCTACATCAACCTCAACACCGGGCAGAGCTTTGTCAACTTTTACAA GAGTCAAGAAAGCTGTGTAGTAGACAACATCAAGGTGTGCAGCAACGACGTTGGCTCGGGCCGCTTCAAGCGCGTCTGCATCACCATGCGAGTGCCCCGTAACCCCACCATCGGGGATAAGTTCGCCAGCCGCCACGGGCAGAAGGGCATCCTGAGCCGCTTGTGGCCTGCCGAGGACATGCCCTTCACAGAGAGCGGCATGACCCCCGACATTCTGTTTAACCCTCACGGCTTCCCCTCCCGCATGACCATCGGCATGCTCATCGAGAGCATGGCCGGCAAGTCGGGCGCCCTCCACGGCCTGTGCCACGACGCCACTCCCTTCACTTTCTCCGAGGAGAACTCGGCACTGGAGCATTTTGGGGACATGTTGCGCGCTGCCGGCTACAACCACTACGGCACCGAGCGCCTCTACAGCGGCCTCAGCGGCCTGGAGCTAGAGGCGGACATCTTCATCGGCGTGGTCTACTACCAGAGGCTGCGTCACATGGTCTCCGACAAGTTCCAGGTGAGGACCACCGGCGCGCGGGACAAGGTGACCAACCAGCCGGTGGGCGGAAGGAACATCCAGGGGGGCATCCGCTTCGGGGAGATGGAGCGCGACGCCCTGCTGGCCCACGGGACCTCCTTCCTGCTCCACGACCGCCTCTTCAACTGCTCTGACCGCTCTGTGGCACAGGTGTGTGTGGACTGTGGTAGCCTACTGTCCCCTCTACTGGAGAAACCACCACCCTACTGGTCGGCCACACGCCACCGCAAGACTGTCTGCCTCCTCTGCGGCAAGAGTGACTCCATCGATACGGTGTCTGTGCCATACGTCTTCCGCTACTTTGTTGCCGAGCTGGCGGCGATGAACATCAAAATCAAATTGGACGTgaagtga